One Amblyomma americanum isolate KBUSLIRL-KWMA chromosome 8, ASM5285725v1, whole genome shotgun sequence DNA window includes the following coding sequences:
- the LOC144100728 gene encoding uncharacterized protein LOC144100728, whose protein sequence is MKKAASDGRKPTTAIAAGEAVGKSKPSSTTSKPSANATKPRQAATGEGDLYSPPCTRSQKDRFKKQLENVEDSMFDNNQPSKQKPDADMGRPALKELGNARRGKGAGSAAPKNAHACRQDRALPDLGSSAQGRIVATAPSKGAKGAKKVQANAPSKAGNSVRSK, encoded by the exons ATGAAGAAAGCAGCCAGCGACGGCCGCAAGCCGACCACAGCGATAGCAGCAGGAGAAGCAGTAGGAAAAAGCAAGCCGTCGAGTACCACCAGCAAGCCCTCCGCAAACGCGACTAAGCCTCGGCAGGCGGCAACAGGAGAGGGTGACCTTTATTCGCCGCCATGCACAAGATCGCAGAAAGACCGATTCAAGAAGCAATTGGAGAACGTCGAGGACTCCATGTTTGATAACAACCAGCCCTCTAAACAGAAGCCTGACGCCGACATGGGCCGCCCCGCTTTGAAGGAGCTGGGGAACGCCCGCCGAGGGAAAGGTGCTGGTTCGGCGGCACCCAAGAACGCTCATGCATGTCGGCAGGACCGAGCACTGCCGGACTTGGGCTCGAGCGCCCAAGGGAGAATTGTAGCTACCGCTCCGTCCAAGGGGGCCAAGGGAGCGAAAAAGGTCCAGGCAAAT GCGCCCTCCAAAGCTGGCAACTCCGTCAGGTCCAAGTGA